The following proteins come from a genomic window of Nocardiopsis sp. YSL2:
- the folE gene encoding GTP cyclohydrolase I FolE: MTAAEGLEPRPVDRERIERAVREILIAIGEDPERDGLLKTPERVARAYEEQFSGLGQKPGDVLTTVFEAGHEEMILVKDIEMYSTCEHHLVPFYGVAHVGYIPAADGRITGLSKLARLVDVYARRPQVQERLTGQVADAIMDHLQPRGVIVVVEAEHLCMTMRGVRKPGAKTVTSAVRGIFRGSDRTRSEAMSLILDRR; this comes from the coding sequence GTGACCGCCGCGGAAGGGCTGGAGCCCAGACCCGTCGACCGGGAGCGCATCGAGCGCGCCGTGCGCGAGATCCTCATCGCCATCGGGGAGGATCCCGAGCGCGACGGCCTGCTCAAGACGCCCGAGCGCGTCGCCCGTGCCTACGAGGAGCAGTTCTCCGGGCTGGGCCAGAAGCCCGGCGACGTGCTCACCACGGTCTTCGAGGCCGGGCACGAGGAGATGATCCTGGTCAAGGACATCGAGATGTACTCCACGTGCGAGCACCACCTGGTGCCGTTCTACGGAGTGGCGCACGTGGGCTACATCCCGGCCGCCGACGGCCGCATCACCGGTCTCAGCAAGCTCGCCCGGCTCGTCGACGTGTACGCCCGCCGGCCGCAGGTGCAGGAGCGGCTCACGGGCCAGGTGGCCGACGCCATCATGGACCACCTCCAGCCGCGCGGCGTCATCGTCGTGGTGGAGGCCGAGCACCTGTGCATGACCATGCGCGGCGTCCGCAAGCCCGGCGCGAAGACGGTCACGTCCGCCGTCCGCGGCATCTTCCGCGGCAGCGACCGGACGCGGTCCGAGGCGATGAGCCTCATCCTCGACCGGCGCTGA
- the folP gene encoding dihydropteroate synthase, whose product MGPKQTVPGLPDRGRCLVMGVVNVTPDSFSDGGAWFDPDRAVEHGLRLVEQGADIVDVGGESTRPGAQRVSAAEELHRVEPVVRELAARGVHVSVDTMRAEVAERAVGAGAVLVNDVSGGLADPAMARLVASSGVAYVLMHWRGHSHDMQSRAVYTDVVQEVLDELRDRMEAMISAGVDPGQIVLDPGLGFSKRPEQAHNWAILHELERFHDLGRPVLVAGSRKRFLSRLLGDAKDHDRPFTECDAATAAVSTLAADRGAWCVRVHDVRSSADAVRVASAWSDGGARLDRGRGEPMDRGGL is encoded by the coding sequence ATGGGGCCGAAACAGACAGTTCCGGGCCTGCCCGACCGCGGGCGGTGCCTGGTCATGGGGGTCGTGAACGTCACCCCCGACTCCTTCTCCGACGGCGGCGCGTGGTTCGATCCCGACCGGGCGGTCGAGCACGGCCTGCGACTGGTGGAGCAGGGAGCGGACATCGTCGACGTCGGCGGTGAGTCCACGCGCCCCGGAGCACAGCGGGTGTCCGCCGCCGAGGAGCTGCACCGGGTCGAACCGGTGGTGCGCGAGCTCGCGGCCAGGGGCGTCCACGTCAGCGTCGACACCATGCGCGCGGAGGTCGCCGAGCGCGCCGTCGGGGCGGGCGCGGTCCTCGTCAACGATGTCAGCGGCGGGTTGGCCGACCCGGCCATGGCCCGACTTGTGGCCTCTTCCGGCGTTGCCTACGTGTTGATGCACTGGCGCGGGCATAGTCATGACATGCAGAGCCGTGCCGTGTACACGGATGTCGTCCAGGAGGTCCTCGATGAGCTCCGCGACCGTATGGAGGCCATGATCAGTGCAGGTGTCGACCCGGGTCAGATCGTCCTGGACCCGGGACTGGGATTCTCGAAACGCCCTGAGCAGGCACACAACTGGGCGATTCTCCACGAGCTGGAACGCTTCCACGACCTGGGACGCCCGGTGCTGGTGGCCGGTTCCCGCAAGCGCTTCCTGAGCCGGCTGCTGGGGGACGCCAAGGACCACGACCGCCCCTTCACCGAGTGCGACGCCGCCACCGCGGCCGTCTCCACCCTCGCCGCCGACCGCGGCGCCTGGTGCGTGCGGGTGCACGACGTGCGCTCCAGCGCCGACGCCGTGCGCGTGGCCTCGGCCTGGTCCGACGGTGGTGCCCGACTCGACCGGGGCCGAGGCGAGCCCATGGACCGGGGCGGCCTGTGA
- a CDS encoding nuclear transport factor 2 family protein, with protein MKSRQEVMERVAEANAQFYSAIENGDIDLMRTVWAEEHEAPDLVCVNPGWPLLRGRTEIMRAWSLIMANVTYIQYVLTETHIGVGGDVAMVTCEENVLTAEDGSPGFVAGGQVVTTNLFVATDAGWRLWSHHASPVLMEDDEGEDED; from the coding sequence GTGAAGTCCCGGCAGGAGGTCATGGAGCGCGTGGCCGAGGCCAACGCGCAGTTCTACAGCGCCATCGAGAACGGCGACATCGACCTGATGCGCACCGTCTGGGCCGAGGAGCACGAGGCGCCGGACCTGGTGTGCGTCAACCCCGGCTGGCCGCTGCTGCGGGGCCGGACCGAGATCATGCGGGCGTGGTCACTGATCATGGCCAACGTCACCTACATCCAGTACGTGCTCACCGAGACCCACATCGGGGTCGGCGGCGACGTCGCCATGGTGACGTGTGAGGAGAACGTGCTGACCGCGGAGGACGGCAGCCCCGGGTTCGTGGCGGGCGGGCAGGTGGTCACCACCAACCTGTTCGTCGCGACCGACGCGGGCTGGCGGCTGTGGTCGCACCACGCCTCCCCGGTGCTCATGGAGGACGACGAAGGGGAGGACGAGGACTGA
- the ftsH gene encoding ATP-dependent zinc metalloprotease FtsH produces the protein MNLKRFFRGPWILILAVAVMLIIGFRVFDVGGGPQPEDADISQVYQLIENDEVDNAEIIDRDQRIVLTTTDEQILEAYWVEGQGAQLGEMLQESANDPDSSLDSYEVSVATTSVWTTALFSLLPLIIIIGIFWFIFSQMQGGGSRVMQFGKSKAKLITKDTPKNTFADVAGADEAIEELHEIKEFLQNPAKFQEMGAKIPKGVLLMGPPGTGKTLLARAVAGEAEVPFYSISGSDFVEMFVGVGASRVRDLFEQAKANAPAIIFIDEIDAVGRHRGAGMGGGHDEREQTLNQMLVEMDGFDVKGGVILIAATNRPDILDPALLRPGRFDRQVVVDRPDMDGRSDILKVHAKGKPMADDVDFRVIARQTAGMTGADLANVINEGALLSARAGAKVITHAVLEEAIERVMAGPERKTRVMSDTEKKVIAYHEGGHALVGHALPNSDPVHKITILPRGRALGYTMSVPTEDKFLTSRSQMMDQLAMMLGGRAAEELVFHEPTTGAGNDIDKATNLARNMVTEYGMSERLGARKFGSGSTEPFLGREMSHAREYSEEIASIIDEEVRRLIESAHDEAYDVLVEYRDVLDDLVVALLEKETLSKAEVLEIFAPITKRPSRGSYTGYGKRLPSERPPVRSKKEIAAINGAESIEGQLPETSGAVAEAADPRRGEVNGTEYEGTAAPGGNGQLPTRAEAEGDDA, from the coding sequence ATGAATCTGAAGCGTTTTTTCCGCGGCCCGTGGATTTTGATCCTGGCGGTCGCCGTCATGCTCATCATCGGCTTCCGCGTCTTCGACGTGGGTGGCGGCCCGCAGCCCGAAGACGCCGACATCTCGCAGGTGTACCAGCTCATCGAGAACGATGAGGTGGACAACGCCGAGATCATCGACCGTGACCAGCGCATCGTGCTGACGACCACCGACGAGCAGATCCTCGAGGCGTACTGGGTCGAGGGCCAGGGCGCCCAGCTCGGGGAGATGCTCCAGGAGTCGGCGAACGACCCGGACAGCAGCCTGGACTCCTACGAGGTGTCGGTCGCCACCACCTCGGTGTGGACCACCGCGCTGTTCAGCCTGCTCCCGCTGATCATCATCATCGGCATCTTCTGGTTCATCTTCAGCCAGATGCAGGGCGGCGGCTCACGGGTGATGCAGTTCGGCAAGTCCAAGGCCAAGCTCATCACCAAGGACACGCCCAAGAACACCTTCGCCGACGTGGCCGGGGCCGACGAGGCCATCGAGGAGCTCCACGAGATCAAGGAGTTCCTGCAGAACCCGGCCAAGTTCCAGGAGATGGGGGCCAAGATCCCCAAGGGCGTGCTCCTGATGGGCCCGCCCGGAACCGGTAAGACCCTCCTGGCCCGCGCCGTGGCCGGAGAGGCCGAGGTGCCGTTCTACTCCATCTCCGGCTCCGACTTCGTCGAGATGTTCGTCGGCGTGGGCGCCTCGCGTGTGCGCGACCTGTTCGAGCAGGCCAAGGCCAACGCCCCCGCGATCATCTTCATCGACGAGATCGACGCCGTCGGCCGCCACCGCGGCGCCGGCATGGGCGGCGGCCACGACGAGCGCGAGCAGACGCTCAACCAGATGCTGGTCGAGATGGACGGCTTCGACGTCAAGGGCGGCGTCATCCTCATCGCCGCGACCAACCGGCCCGACATCCTGGACCCGGCCCTGCTGCGCCCCGGCCGCTTCGACCGGCAGGTCGTGGTCGACCGCCCCGACATGGACGGCCGCAGCGACATCCTCAAGGTCCACGCCAAGGGCAAGCCCATGGCCGACGACGTCGACTTCCGGGTGATCGCCCGCCAGACCGCCGGCATGACCGGCGCCGACCTGGCCAACGTCATCAACGAGGGCGCCCTGCTCTCGGCGCGCGCGGGCGCCAAGGTCATCACCCACGCGGTCCTCGAGGAGGCGATCGAGCGGGTGATGGCCGGTCCCGAGCGCAAGACCCGGGTGATGTCGGACACCGAGAAGAAGGTCATCGCCTACCACGAGGGCGGCCACGCCCTGGTGGGGCACGCGCTGCCCAACTCCGACCCGGTGCACAAGATCACCATCCTGCCGCGCGGCCGGGCCCTGGGCTACACCATGTCGGTGCCGACCGAGGACAAGTTCCTCACGTCGCGCTCACAGATGATGGACCAGCTCGCCATGATGCTGGGCGGCCGCGCCGCCGAGGAGCTCGTCTTCCACGAGCCCACCACCGGTGCCGGCAACGACATCGACAAGGCCACCAACCTGGCCCGCAACATGGTCACCGAGTACGGCATGAGCGAGCGGCTGGGCGCCCGCAAGTTCGGCTCCGGCAGTACCGAGCCGTTCCTGGGCCGCGAGATGTCGCACGCCCGGGAGTACTCCGAGGAGATCGCCTCCATCATCGACGAGGAGGTGCGCCGCCTCATCGAGTCCGCGCACGACGAGGCCTACGACGTCCTCGTCGAGTACCGGGACGTCCTGGACGACCTGGTCGTGGCGCTGCTGGAGAAGGAGACCCTGAGCAAGGCCGAGGTCCTGGAGATCTTCGCCCCGATCACCAAGCGGCCCTCGCGCGGCTCCTACACCGGCTACGGCAAGCGGCTCCCCTCGGAGCGGCCCCCGGTGCGCTCCAAGAAGGAGATCGCCGCCATCAACGGCGCCGAGAGCATCGAGGGCCAGCTCCCGGAGACCAGCGGTGCCGTGGCCGAGGCCGCCGACCCGCGCCGGGGCGAGGTCAACGGCACCGAGTACGAGGGCACCGCGGCTCCGGGCGGCAACGGACAGCTGCCCACCAGAGCCGAGGCCGAGGGGGACGACGCGTGA